From Paenibacillus graminis, a single genomic window includes:
- the ccsA gene encoding cytochrome c biogenesis protein CcsA, translating into MQLLNGIYDAALLLYALSLLFVFSDCLKRNPGGKRLGTGLLVVVGIFQAAGLAVRFSQEQGLPIFTPYDFLFWFSFIIVLTSLAVAYTRGGEFTILLLNMAGFSVFLLNRVWLTAEDHTLQSWSAVHGWLAMHIILANLSFAALTLGTVFAIMYLFLHTRLKHKKWDDRIRRLPSLETMDKYSYTAILAGVPLLLASLVLAGMSIVAEGRTPLFQDTKVLTTLIGLAVYIAYIFLKRSARRSGTSMARWAIAGYGFIILNFLLNSWSEFHGWGG; encoded by the coding sequence ATGCAATTGCTGAACGGAATATATGATGCCGCTCTGCTGCTATATGCCCTGAGCCTGCTGTTTGTTTTCTCGGATTGCCTTAAGCGGAATCCGGGCGGGAAGCGGCTGGGCACAGGGCTTCTTGTTGTTGTGGGCATTTTCCAGGCTGCCGGCCTTGCGGTGCGTTTCTCCCAGGAGCAGGGTTTGCCGATTTTTACGCCGTATGACTTCCTGTTCTGGTTCTCCTTCATCATTGTGCTGACCTCGCTTGCGGTTGCGTATACCCGCGGGGGAGAATTTACGATTCTGCTGCTTAACATGGCCGGCTTCAGCGTCTTCCTGCTGAACCGGGTCTGGCTGACCGCCGAGGATCATACACTACAGAGTTGGAGTGCAGTGCACGGATGGCTGGCGATGCATATTATTTTGGCCAATCTGAGCTTTGCCGCACTGACACTGGGGACGGTATTTGCCATAATGTATCTGTTCCTGCATACACGGCTGAAGCACAAAAAATGGGATGACCGCATCCGCCGCCTGCCCAGTCTGGAGACGATGGACAAATACTCGTATACCGCAATATTGGCTGGGGTTCCGCTGTTGCTGGCTTCGCTGGTGCTGGCCGGAATGTCGATTGTCGCTGAAGGGCGCACGCCGCTATTCCAGGATACCAAGGTATTGACCACGCTGATCGGGCTTGCGGTCTATATTGCCTATATCTTCCTCAAGCGTTCCGCCCGCCGCAGCGGTACCTCCATGGCCCGCTGGGCCATTGCCGGCTACGGTTTTATTATCCTGAACTTCCTGCTGAACTCCTGGTCCGAGTTTCATGGCTGGGGCGGATAG
- the hemA gene encoding glutamyl-tRNA reductase, which produces MHIVVVGLNYRTAPVEVREQFAFAEKDLPAALHQLMQTKSVLEGVVVATCNRTEIYVVVDRLHMCGYFIRSYMEQWFGVKSDVFAQHMYIYEDEQAIAHLFRVTCGLDSMVIGETQILGQVRSAFLTAQAEGVTGTWFNRLFKQAVTLGKRAHSETSIGESAVSVSYAAVELGKRIFGMFTGKRVLILGAGKMSELTVKHLYSSGAAEVIVANRTLARAVELAEKFSGKPSTIEHALQHLDEVDIVISSTGADGYVLTADQVADNMKRRPSRPLFMIDIAVPRDIDPAAASVPDVFLYDIDDLEGIVENNLEMRRSEAAKIEVMIEAELEDFQMWLKTLGVRPVIRALQDKSNGIYEDTMDSLFNKLPELDEHQRKVIRRLTKSIVNQMMHDPINVIKELSSGKQGNEALEYFTQIFALQEQLGSDPDGTSPAKPEREETERASASEFTLPKSVFAPAGLLGG; this is translated from the coding sequence ATGCATATTGTCGTGGTTGGCCTGAATTACCGTACGGCGCCTGTAGAGGTCAGAGAACAGTTCGCTTTTGCCGAAAAGGATCTGCCTGCGGCACTGCATCAGCTGATGCAGACCAAAAGCGTGCTGGAAGGGGTTGTCGTTGCCACCTGCAACCGGACGGAAATTTATGTGGTTGTAGACCGGCTGCATATGTGCGGGTATTTCATCCGCAGTTATATGGAGCAGTGGTTTGGAGTGAAAAGCGATGTGTTTGCACAGCATATGTATATATATGAAGACGAGCAGGCGATTGCCCACCTGTTCCGGGTAACCTGCGGTCTGGATTCTATGGTGATCGGCGAGACACAGATTCTGGGACAGGTGCGCAGTGCTTTTTTGACTGCCCAGGCGGAAGGCGTGACGGGAACCTGGTTCAACCGGCTGTTCAAGCAGGCGGTTACTCTCGGCAAACGCGCACACAGCGAAACGTCGATTGGCGAGAGTGCGGTGTCCGTCAGCTACGCGGCTGTGGAGCTGGGCAAGCGGATTTTCGGCATGTTCACCGGCAAAAGAGTGCTGATTCTCGGCGCGGGCAAAATGAGCGAGCTGACGGTGAAGCATCTGTACAGCAGCGGTGCGGCTGAAGTGATTGTCGCCAACCGTACGCTGGCACGGGCCGTAGAGCTGGCCGAGAAGTTCTCGGGCAAGCCAAGCACAATTGAGCACGCCCTGCAGCATCTCGACGAAGTGGATATTGTGATCAGCTCGACGGGAGCGGACGGCTATGTGCTGACGGCAGATCAGGTGGCCGACAATATGAAGCGCCGTCCGTCGCGGCCGCTGTTCATGATTGATATTGCCGTGCCGCGTGACATTGATCCGGCGGCGGCGAGCGTGCCGGATGTGTTCCTGTACGACATTGACGATCTGGAAGGCATTGTGGAGAACAACCTGGAAATGCGCCGCAGTGAAGCCGCCAAGATTGAAGTCATGATCGAAGCGGAGCTGGAGGACTTCCAGATGTGGCTGAAGACGCTTGGCGTCCGGCCGGTCATCCGTGCGCTTCAGGACAAATCGAACGGGATTTATGAAGACACGATGGATAGTCTCTTTAACAAGCTGCCTGAACTGGACGAGCATCAGCGCAAGGTAATCCGCCGCCTGACGAAGAGCATTGTCAACCAGATGATGCATGATCCAATCAATGTGATCAAAGAGCTGTCCAGCGGCAAGCAGGGCAATGAAGCACTGGAGTATTTTACACAAATCTTCGCGCTTCAGGAGCAGCTTGGCTCTGACCCTGACGGAACCAGTCCTGCTAAGCCGGAACGAGAGGAAACCGAACGCGCCTCTGCCAGTGAGTTCACACTGCCGAAGTCGGTGTTCGCCCCGGCAGGCCTGCTGGGCGGGTGA